The following proteins are co-located in the Nonlabens ponticola genome:
- a CDS encoding T9SS type A sorting domain-containing protein, which produces MKFVSLIFVFAVIASLRVQAQVTNEVTPPSWSLTAKSEVAPIVLPAIDVDKLLLEDEQSSNNIAKPLRIGEAIEVNIDLYNAGAWTVLENGDRIWRQSIVSRGAKFMKATLDLYSLPQGAELFLYNDSRTDKIGPYTARENQENGVLGTWIVEGDHLWIEYYEPAAVSGFGRVSIDAITHGYVELPKQENFGKLNESGNCNVDVLCDPNAGSTGDKDWDDARDKYINSVARIIYNLNGSTFTCTGSMIANTGDDTTPYFLTANHCLGDVNNGAGSSYDASDWAFGFQWFTNTPDCATTAPTQGPQQPTRVLTGAALKANNDNSDMALFLLSQEPEEDWNIFYAGWDHSGDVPQEQLGIHHPGFDIMKLARNDQPAESVLLNFNGNSRTQVWQIADWDYGVTEGGSSGSFILNENDQIVGQLAGGFAACSGTNDNNDADFYGKFDVSWDFGSRSSQRLRDWLDPEDTGVEALDGSFFKDLEDEMQPPPPPPPNPEFDIFVFPNPSSGRYFVVSEEPTTYEIFNLNGQLIVEGSTNDLNDVIDISYAAKGIYIARVKNAGNTIVRKLIKQ; this is translated from the coding sequence ATGAAGTTTGTATCCCTAATATTTGTATTTGCTGTAATCGCAAGCCTACGCGTACAAGCACAGGTAACTAATGAGGTAACGCCACCTAGCTGGTCATTAACTGCAAAAAGTGAGGTTGCACCAATTGTTCTTCCTGCGATAGACGTGGATAAATTGTTGTTGGAAGATGAACAATCTTCAAATAATATCGCAAAGCCGTTACGTATAGGTGAGGCGATAGAGGTGAATATTGATTTATACAATGCTGGTGCATGGACCGTTCTAGAAAATGGCGATCGCATCTGGAGACAATCCATAGTTTCTCGCGGTGCGAAGTTCATGAAGGCAACACTTGATTTATATAGCTTACCTCAAGGCGCAGAATTATTTTTATACAACGACAGTCGTACTGATAAAATAGGGCCTTATACAGCTAGAGAAAATCAAGAAAACGGCGTGCTGGGAACCTGGATCGTTGAAGGAGATCATCTATGGATTGAATATTATGAGCCTGCAGCGGTTAGTGGTTTTGGTAGGGTTTCCATTGACGCCATCACTCACGGCTATGTAGAATTGCCTAAGCAAGAAAATTTTGGTAAGCTTAATGAATCTGGTAATTGTAATGTCGATGTATTATGTGACCCTAATGCTGGATCAACAGGTGATAAAGATTGGGATGACGCACGAGATAAGTATATTAATAGTGTAGCGCGTATCATCTATAATTTGAATGGTAGCACTTTTACCTGCACAGGTTCTATGATTGCCAATACCGGTGATGACACCACACCTTATTTCTTAACGGCAAATCACTGTCTTGGTGATGTAAACAATGGTGCAGGAAGCAGCTATGATGCTTCTGATTGGGCATTTGGTTTTCAATGGTTTACAAATACGCCCGATTGTGCGACCACGGCACCAACACAAGGACCGCAACAACCTACTCGAGTGTTGACTGGTGCGGCACTCAAGGCAAACAATGACAATAGCGATATGGCTCTTTTTCTATTATCGCAAGAGCCAGAAGAAGATTGGAATATTTTTTATGCCGGTTGGGACCACAGCGGTGATGTGCCACAAGAGCAATTGGGAATACATCATCCAGGATTTGACATTATGAAACTAGCGAGGAATGATCAACCTGCTGAATCTGTTTTGCTCAACTTTAATGGAAACTCGAGAACACAAGTCTGGCAAATCGCCGATTGGGATTATGGAGTGACCGAAGGTGGCTCTTCTGGAAGTTTTATTCTCAATGAAAACGATCAAATAGTAGGTCAATTAGCAGGTGGGTTTGCGGCATGTTCAGGTACAAATGATAATAATGATGCAGACTTTTACGGTAAGTTTGATGTGAGTTGGGATTTTGGTAGTCGATCCTCTCAACGTCTTAGAGATTGGCTGGATCCAGAAGATACAGGAGTTGAGGCGCTAGATGGTTCTTTCTTTAAGGATTTAGAGGACGAGATGCAACCACCGCCGCCGCCGCCACCAAATCCTGAATTTGACATTTTTGTATTTCCTAACCCTTCATCAGGTAGGTATTTTGTCGTGAGTGAAGAGCCTACTACCTACGAGATATTCAACCTCAATGGTCAACTTATCGTTGAAGGAAGTACCAATGATTTGAATGACGTCATCGACATCTCCTACGCGGCCAAAGGTATTTACATCGCAAGAGTAAAGAATGCTGGTAACACTATAGTTCGCAAATTAATCAAGCAGTAG
- a CDS encoding polyprenyl synthetase family protein — protein MKVVEQIKQPIAHEMELFEEKFRLSMASRIALLNRITYFIVNRKGKQMRPMFVFLVAKMIGDGQVNDRTYRGASVIELIHTATLVHDDVVDDSLKRRGFFSVNSLWKNKIAVLVGDYLLSKGLLLSIDNKDFDLLQIISVAVREMSEGELLQIEKARRLDITEDVYYDIIRKKTATLIAACCSLGAAAVSPESDDVEKMREFGELIGIAFQIKDDLFDYGNQRIGKPTGIDIKEQKMTLPLIHTLNTVSNKDKRWLINSVKRHNRDKKRVREVIDFVKNHGGLEYAVEVMMDYKTRALAILDTYPESEYKTSLHTMVEYVIDRDK, from the coding sequence ATCAAAGTAGTCGAGCAAATAAAACAGCCCATCGCTCACGAGATGGAATTATTTGAAGAGAAATTCCGTCTCTCGATGGCATCTCGCATTGCACTACTTAATCGTATCACCTATTTCATTGTCAACCGTAAGGGCAAGCAAATGCGTCCCATGTTCGTGTTTTTGGTGGCCAAAATGATAGGCGATGGACAGGTAAATGATCGCACCTATCGCGGCGCATCAGTCATTGAATTGATACACACCGCAACACTAGTTCATGACGACGTGGTAGATGATAGTTTAAAACGTCGTGGGTTTTTTAGTGTCAATTCACTTTGGAAAAACAAGATTGCCGTGCTTGTAGGTGACTACCTACTATCCAAGGGTTTATTGTTAAGTATTGATAACAAGGATTTTGATCTACTCCAGATTATCAGCGTCGCCGTGCGCGAGATGAGTGAAGGTGAATTGCTACAAATAGAAAAAGCACGACGCCTTGATATTACAGAGGATGTTTATTACGATATCATTCGCAAGAAAACAGCAACCCTTATCGCTGCCTGTTGCAGTCTAGGAGCCGCTGCGGTATCTCCAGAAAGTGATGATGTAGAGAAGATGCGAGAATTTGGCGAGCTCATAGGCATTGCCTTCCAGATAAAGGATGATCTCTTTGATTATGGTAACCAGCGCATAGGTAAACCTACCGGTATCGACATCAAGGAACAAAAAATGACCTTGCCGCTAATTCATACACTCAACACGGTGAGCAATAAGGATAAACGCTGGTTGATCAATAGTGTCAAGCGCCACAATCGCGATAAAAAACGCGTGAGAGAAGTGATTGATTTTGTCAAGAATCATGGCGGCCTTGAATATGCCGTAGAGGTCATGATGGACTACAAGACTCGCGCTTTGGCTATTCTAGATACCTATCCAGAGTCAGAGTACAAGACCAGTCTTCATACGATGGTCGAGTATGTGATTGATCGTGATAAGTAG
- a CDS encoding 3-phosphoshikimate 1-carboxyvinyltransferase, whose product MRLQLQASSSQQEQTPIINITGSKSESNRLLILQQLFPNLQIKNLSTSDDTQHLQEALESTNEILDIGHAGTAMRFITALMASSDLQRTVTGSDRMKQRPIGILVDALRYLGAQIDYVENEGFPPLKIKGNQLHGGEVTMDAGVSSQFLSALLLVAPRFENGLTLRLSGKLTSRPYLEMTTGLMQLLGLDVTFEGQVIKVKHQSHITDREIVVESDWSSAGYWYSWVAMQPAGYSVQLNSYKDSSLQGDRALVEIYEKLGVQTTFNLTGIVLTCMTDFEPPHYLEFDLTSQPDQAQTIFATCLGLGINLKMKGLHTLRIKETDRIKAMDVVGSRFRESKILTTTDTIEITFSPDSSITQEFIVDTYQDHRMALAFAPLCCKTTVIINDADVVTKSYGEYYKDLAAVKVDITEI is encoded by the coding sequence ATGAGATTACAGCTACAGGCGAGCTCATCGCAACAAGAGCAAACTCCAATAATCAATATTACAGGATCAAAAAGTGAGAGCAACCGCCTATTGATCTTGCAGCAATTGTTTCCTAACCTGCAGATTAAGAACCTATCCACTAGTGATGATACGCAGCATTTACAGGAAGCCCTTGAATCAACAAACGAGATTCTAGACATAGGTCATGCAGGCACTGCCATGCGGTTTATCACTGCACTCATGGCAAGTAGCGACCTACAGAGAACAGTAACAGGTAGCGACCGCATGAAGCAGCGACCTATTGGGATTTTGGTCGATGCATTGAGATACTTGGGCGCGCAAATTGATTATGTAGAGAATGAAGGTTTCCCGCCATTGAAAATTAAGGGTAATCAACTTCATGGTGGTGAAGTCACCATGGATGCTGGTGTTTCTAGCCAGTTCTTAAGCGCCTTGCTGCTGGTAGCGCCACGGTTTGAGAATGGCTTGACCTTAAGGCTTTCAGGCAAATTGACTTCACGCCCCTATCTAGAAATGACGACAGGATTGATGCAACTTTTAGGTCTTGATGTAACGTTTGAAGGCCAAGTCATCAAGGTCAAACATCAATCACATATCACCGATCGGGAAATTGTTGTAGAATCAGACTGGAGTAGCGCTGGTTACTGGTATAGTTGGGTGGCGATGCAGCCAGCTGGCTACAGTGTGCAGCTCAATTCTTATAAGGACAGCAGTTTACAGGGCGATCGTGCACTGGTTGAGATATATGAGAAATTGGGTGTGCAAACCACCTTTAATTTGACAGGAATCGTGCTCACGTGCATGACCGATTTTGAACCGCCGCACTATCTGGAATTTGATCTCACGTCACAACCTGATCAAGCGCAAACAATCTTTGCTACTTGTTTGGGGCTTGGTATCAATTTGAAAATGAAAGGTTTGCATACTCTTAGAATCAAAGAAACAGACCGTATAAAGGCAATGGATGTTGTTGGGTCACGCTTTCGCGAAAGCAAAATTCTAACAACCACCGATACCATAGAAATAACATTCTCTCCAGATTCTAGCATTACACAAGAGTTCATCGTGGACACCTACCAAGATCACCGTATGGCACTAGCCTTTGCACCACTATGCTGCAAGACGACCGTGATAATTAACGATGCAGATGTGGTTACTAAAAGCTATGGCGAGTATTATAAGGATCTGGCTGCCGTAAAGGTCGATATAACAGAAATTTAA
- a CDS encoding nucleotide pyrophosphohydrolase: MSIKKSQEQVDAWIKNHGIRYFNELTNMAQLTEEVGEVARIIARRYGEQSEKESDKIKDLGEELADVMFVVLCLANQTGIDLQEAFDKKLEIKTQRDHDRHLNNEKLK, from the coding sequence ATGAGTATCAAGAAATCTCAAGAACAAGTGGACGCCTGGATTAAAAACCATGGCATTCGCTATTTTAACGAGCTTACCAATATGGCTCAGCTAACCGAAGAGGTTGGTGAAGTTGCACGTATCATTGCCAGACGATATGGCGAGCAGTCTGAGAAGGAAAGCGATAAAATAAAAGACCTAGGTGAGGAACTGGCAGATGTTATGTTTGTCGTCCTATGTCTAGCCAACCAGACAGGAATTGACCTGCAAGAAGCTTTTGATAAAAAACTAGAGATCAAAACGCAGCGTGACCATGATCGTCATCTTAATAACGAGAAGCTCAAATAA
- a CDS encoding DUF3857 domain-containing protein, whose protein sequence is MNRFLTIGLIIFAGILSVEAQDYEFGEVQLSDFEQTYEDADDIPDAEVLYRKEHIQWTLSDVGLYQYRNVHERILINNESGYDYATKKVRLYNETSKAREKLTKLKGRTYNIVDGEIEEQKLRSDNEFERDISENWKEESFTMPGVRAGSIIEYSYSIRSPFGSIDDVIIQYDIPIRKLDINVGLPKYYIYEVQFNPYAVYVPKIAGEDQESWRRSSGGASQYELSDRSLILDTENIPALKDEPMTKNLENYRSKIIIERAGNRFPGEPIQMFSSTWEQVAKSIYKLEKFGGELRKSRFFKDDLEVIEQKYTGNVEKLAAILDHVQSTVKWNNYVGVTAQNGIKDAYKSGSGNVADINLLLVSMLREAGYSANPVLVSSRDNGIPLFPTRNGFNYVIAHVDMDGKNILLDATDVNTGINSLPLRAVNWQGRLIQKNGNSQPISLELGIFSKEISMVNVDFNEDMTLTGTLKKRYTDYTAYRFRDRYRGHVDSDIIKYIEGDTRGFKIDSLEVENMNKPGKPLNVSCNVTYENAVEQIGDKIYLTPLLHEALSENPFKLESRTLPIDLVYPQQTNVIINVNIPEGYEIASMPDNTQYNFNNGIASYKMVAQETNNRISINAQFTMTQNNVLPKDYSSWREFFSAIVDKDAEKIVLKKVS, encoded by the coding sequence ATGAATAGATTTTTAACTATCGGCCTGATCATTTTTGCTGGAATACTGTCTGTAGAGGCACAGGATTATGAATTTGGAGAGGTGCAATTGTCAGATTTTGAACAAACTTATGAGGATGCAGATGATATTCCAGATGCAGAAGTCTTATACCGCAAGGAGCACATCCAATGGACCTTGTCTGACGTAGGTCTCTATCAATATCGTAATGTTCATGAACGCATATTGATCAATAATGAATCTGGATATGATTATGCCACTAAAAAAGTGAGATTGTATAATGAAACCTCAAAGGCACGTGAGAAACTTACTAAACTTAAGGGACGTACCTACAATATTGTAGATGGAGAGATAGAAGAACAAAAATTGAGAAGCGACAATGAGTTTGAGAGAGATATAAGTGAAAACTGGAAAGAAGAGAGTTTTACCATGCCAGGTGTACGCGCAGGATCTATCATTGAATACAGTTATAGTATCCGCTCACCTTTTGGTAGCATCGATGATGTGATTATTCAATATGATATACCTATAAGAAAGTTGGATATCAATGTAGGCTTGCCCAAATATTATATCTATGAAGTTCAATTCAACCCATATGCGGTTTATGTTCCTAAAATTGCAGGAGAAGATCAAGAAAGTTGGAGACGTTCAAGCGGTGGTGCATCACAGTATGAATTGAGTGATAGGTCTCTAATTCTCGATACCGAGAATATTCCAGCGTTGAAGGATGAGCCAATGACCAAGAATCTAGAAAATTACCGATCAAAAATAATCATTGAAAGAGCTGGTAATCGTTTTCCAGGTGAGCCTATTCAGATGTTTTCATCTACATGGGAGCAAGTAGCAAAGTCAATTTATAAACTAGAAAAATTTGGCGGTGAATTGAGGAAATCTCGTTTTTTCAAGGATGATTTAGAAGTGATTGAACAAAAATATACGGGTAATGTTGAGAAGCTTGCCGCTATTCTAGATCATGTTCAATCTACGGTAAAATGGAATAACTATGTTGGTGTTACAGCCCAAAACGGTATTAAAGATGCCTATAAAAGTGGATCAGGCAACGTTGCAGACATCAATTTGCTGCTTGTGTCCATGTTGAGAGAAGCTGGTTATAGCGCAAATCCAGTCCTGGTAAGTTCACGTGATAACGGGATACCGCTGTTTCCTACTAGAAACGGTTTCAACTATGTTATTGCCCACGTTGATATGGATGGTAAAAACATCCTGCTGGACGCGACTGATGTGAATACAGGAATCAATAGCCTGCCTTTACGCGCTGTAAACTGGCAAGGTCGTCTTATCCAAAAAAATGGGAACTCTCAACCTATAAGTCTAGAACTAGGGATTTTCTCCAAAGAAATAAGTATGGTCAATGTCGATTTCAATGAAGATATGACGTTGACGGGAACGCTCAAGAAACGATATACTGATTATACGGCATACAGATTTAGAGATCGTTACCGCGGGCATGTCGATAGTGATATAATCAAGTACATTGAAGGCGATACTCGAGGTTTCAAGATTGATTCTTTAGAGGTAGAGAATATGAATAAGCCTGGCAAGCCACTCAACGTAAGCTGCAACGTTACTTATGAAAACGCTGTAGAGCAAATAGGAGATAAGATTTACCTTACACCACTTTTACATGAAGCGCTTAGCGAGAACCCATTCAAGCTGGAATCACGTACCTTGCCTATAGATTTGGTCTATCCACAGCAGACTAATGTAATCATAAATGTGAATATTCCAGAAGGTTATGAGATCGCATCCATGCCAGATAATACCCAATACAACTTCAACAACGGTATAGCGTCTTATAAAATGGTTGCTCAAGAAACAAACAATCGCATCTCAATAAATGCACAATTCACCATGACACAAAATAATGTGTTGCCTAAGGATTATTCCTCATGGAGAGAATTTTTTAGTGCGATCGTTGATAAAGATGCAGAAAAAATAGTACTTAAAAAAGTGTCATGA
- a CDS encoding DUF3857 domain-containing protein, with protein MKNLLLLILTGLIFQSATAQDNRSLISLFVPANLKENANAAVRDYDIVVTIESQDKVVIEEKRVVSVFNESGMNSVDAFQHYSESLDILNLKATIYDALGNEIDEFKERDFKDGSAVSNGTLYSDARVKYLEYTPRKYPLTIVFESRVKSSNTAFIPSWTPISNRYESVESSTYKIINETDIKLKERQLNFESYDVETLGDFQYKLTNAPALPREVYQPSLMNVVPRVKVALSQFEMIGVKGVNNDWKDFGKWMYDELINGRQELPQEVIDEVNSITQNATSDLEKAKIIYDYMQKRSRYISVQVGIGGWMPIEAQEVHKMSYGDCKGLTNYTMALLDQVGVQSNYAAIYGGREKRSMDPDFSMLEGNHVILYLPNLDNDKDYWLECTSTTAPFGYLGDFTDDRHALIVKADGGELKKTTSYATQDNQQHVTGAVKVHSDGTAQAKVKISSIGVQYDWRSGVLRENLSAQKDRYLDNWNHLNGLSINQINHIEDKDAIRLDEQLEVEIDKFGTKMGNLILFYPVMFNRFSDELPEDSSRIQPISIERGYVDEDSYALELDEDLVVDGLPNNVEVQSDFGSYELDFVNEENRIQVTRKLTINEGTFPADRYEEYREFRNAVVAGDNARAALKKIKK; from the coding sequence ATGAAAAATTTATTGCTGTTAATCCTTACAGGATTAATATTTCAGTCTGCCACTGCGCAGGATAATCGAAGCCTGATCTCTCTTTTTGTACCAGCAAATTTGAAGGAAAATGCAAATGCCGCCGTGCGTGACTATGATATTGTTGTGACCATTGAATCTCAGGATAAAGTCGTTATTGAAGAGAAACGGGTGGTGTCGGTATTCAATGAGTCTGGAATGAATAGTGTGGATGCTTTTCAGCACTACAGTGAATCCCTTGATATTCTAAATCTCAAGGCAACCATCTATGATGCTTTGGGTAATGAGATTGACGAGTTTAAAGAACGTGATTTCAAGGATGGAAGCGCTGTTAGTAACGGTACTCTATATAGTGACGCACGTGTAAAATATTTAGAATATACACCACGTAAATATCCTTTAACCATTGTTTTTGAATCTCGTGTCAAGAGCAGTAATACGGCATTCATTCCTAGCTGGACTCCTATATCAAACCGGTATGAGAGTGTTGAGTCGAGCACTTATAAAATCATCAATGAGACTGATATAAAGCTGAAAGAAAGGCAATTGAACTTTGAAAGTTATGACGTTGAGACCTTAGGAGATTTTCAATATAAACTTACCAATGCTCCCGCGTTACCTAGAGAAGTTTATCAGCCTTCTTTAATGAATGTAGTTCCACGAGTTAAGGTTGCATTGAGTCAGTTTGAAATGATAGGCGTCAAAGGGGTGAACAACGATTGGAAAGATTTTGGTAAGTGGATGTATGATGAGTTGATTAATGGAAGACAGGAATTACCACAAGAGGTTATTGATGAGGTGAATTCAATTACCCAAAATGCTACCAGCGATCTTGAAAAAGCAAAGATCATTTATGATTACATGCAAAAGCGTTCAAGATACATAAGTGTGCAGGTAGGTATAGGTGGTTGGATGCCGATAGAAGCGCAAGAGGTTCATAAAATGTCATATGGCGATTGTAAAGGACTTACTAATTATACTATGGCTCTACTGGATCAAGTAGGCGTTCAATCCAACTATGCGGCAATTTATGGCGGTAGAGAAAAACGCAGTATGGATCCCGATTTCTCTATGCTTGAAGGGAATCATGTTATCCTGTATCTACCAAATTTGGATAATGATAAAGATTACTGGCTTGAGTGTACTAGTACAACAGCGCCATTTGGCTACCTAGGAGATTTTACAGACGATCGCCACGCATTGATTGTGAAGGCTGATGGCGGCGAGCTCAAGAAAACTACTTCATACGCGACTCAAGATAATCAGCAACATGTCACTGGCGCCGTTAAAGTTCATAGCGACGGTACTGCACAGGCAAAAGTAAAAATAAGTAGCATAGGTGTTCAGTACGACTGGCGTTCAGGTGTATTGAGAGAAAACCTTAGCGCTCAAAAAGATCGATATCTGGATAATTGGAATCATTTGAATGGGTTGTCGATAAATCAAATTAATCACATTGAGGATAAAGACGCGATAAGATTAGATGAGCAATTAGAGGTGGAAATTGACAAGTTTGGAACTAAAATGGGCAATTTAATTCTGTTTTATCCTGTCATGTTTAATCGATTTAGCGATGAGCTACCTGAAGACTCGAGCCGTATACAACCTATTTCCATCGAGCGTGGTTATGTTGATGAAGACTCGTACGCGTTGGAGTTAGATGAAGATTTAGTAGTTGATGGATTACCCAATAATGTCGAAGTACAATCAGATTTTGGCAGCTATGAATTAGATTTTGTAAACGAAGAAAATCGTATTCAAGTGACTAGAAAACTTACTATCAATGAAGGGACTTTTCCTGCAGATAGGTATGAGGAATATCGTGAATTTAGAAATGCTGTTGTAGCTGGCGACAATGCTCGTGCTGCGCTCAAAAAGATTAAAAAGTAA
- the queA gene encoding tRNA preQ1(34) S-adenosylmethionine ribosyltransferase-isomerase QueA, translated as MKLSQFGYKLPEEFIAKYPAENRDESKLMVLHKSTGKIEHKVFKDVIDYFDEKDVFVMNDTKVFPARLYGNKEKTGARIEVFLLRELNPTTKLWDVLVDPARKIRIGNKLYFGEDESLVAEVIDNTTSRGRTLRFLYDGTYEEFRKKLKDLGETPLPRELEREVEESDTERYQTIYAANEGAVAAPVAGLHFSRHLLKRLEIKGVNVATVTMHIGLGTFAPVEVEDLSKHKMDSEQAFITEPTVAMVNEAIDNKRNICAVGTTTMRSLESAVSSDGHLNTYEGWTNKFIFPPYDFSIANSMITNFHHPKSTLMMQAAAFAGYDFLKEAYDVAMKEGYKFSTYGDAMLILE; from the coding sequence ATGAAATTATCACAATTCGGTTACAAGCTCCCGGAAGAGTTTATCGCAAAATATCCAGCTGAAAATAGGGATGAGTCAAAGCTGATGGTACTGCACAAGTCCACTGGTAAAATCGAGCACAAAGTCTTTAAGGACGTCATCGATTATTTTGACGAGAAAGACGTTTTTGTGATGAATGATACCAAGGTTTTTCCTGCCAGATTATACGGTAACAAGGAGAAGACAGGTGCGCGTATTGAGGTGTTCCTTTTACGTGAATTGAACCCTACTACTAAGCTTTGGGACGTCTTAGTCGACCCAGCTAGAAAAATACGTATAGGTAATAAACTATACTTTGGCGAGGATGAGAGTCTGGTGGCTGAGGTTATTGACAACACAACTTCAAGAGGTAGAACTTTACGTTTTTTATATGACGGTACTTATGAGGAGTTTAGAAAAAAGCTTAAGGATCTAGGTGAGACTCCATTACCACGTGAGCTAGAACGTGAGGTAGAAGAATCAGATACTGAAAGATACCAGACCATTTATGCAGCAAATGAAGGAGCTGTCGCAGCGCCAGTTGCTGGATTACACTTTTCTCGTCACTTATTGAAGCGACTAGAAATCAAAGGTGTCAATGTTGCTACGGTAACTATGCACATAGGCTTAGGAACTTTTGCTCCAGTTGAGGTTGAAGATCTTTCTAAGCACAAGATGGACAGCGAGCAAGCTTTTATTACAGAGCCTACGGTCGCGATGGTCAACGAGGCGATAGACAATAAGCGCAACATTTGTGCGGTAGGTACGACTACCATGAGATCGCTTGAAAGTGCCGTAAGTAGTGACGGTCACTTGAATACGTACGAAGGCTGGACCAATAAATTTATCTTTCCGCCGTATGATTTCTCTATAGCAAATAGCATGATTACAAACTTTCACCATCCTAAATCTACTTTGATGATGCAGGCAGCTGCGTTTGCAGGTTATGATTTCTTGAAGGAAGCTTATGATGTAGCGATGAAAGAGGGCTATAAGTTCAGTACGTATGGCGATGCTATGTTGATTTTAGAATAA
- the rlmN gene encoding 23S rRNA (adenine(2503)-C(2))-methyltransferase RlmN has product MTKTDKKDIRALTLEELRDYFVSNGEKAFRGNQVYEWLWKKGAHTFDDMTNLSKNTRAFLDEHFVINHIRVDDMQRSQDGTIKNAVKLHDGLTVESVLIPTATRTTACVSSQVGCSLNCEFCATARLKRMRNLNPDEIYDQVVAIDQQSRLYHNIPLSNIVFMGMGEPLMNYKNVIKSIDKITGDDGLAMSPKRITLSTSGVPKMIKKLADERPKFNLALSLHSAIDEKRVKIMPFNEQFPLDDIKDALKYWYDKTGTRVTYEYVVWKGINDTREDVDALIQFCKVIPCKVNIIEYNSIDDARFEQAAPQAIDMYQTALENARIVVNVRRSRGKDIDAACGQLANKSS; this is encoded by the coding sequence ATGACCAAAACGGATAAAAAGGACATACGAGCATTAACCCTTGAAGAGTTACGCGATTATTTCGTGTCAAATGGTGAGAAAGCCTTTCGTGGTAATCAGGTATATGAATGGTTGTGGAAAAAAGGTGCGCACACCTTTGATGACATGACTAACTTGTCCAAAAACACTCGAGCATTTCTCGATGAGCATTTTGTCATCAATCATATACGCGTTGATGACATGCAACGCAGTCAAGATGGTACGATAAAAAATGCCGTCAAGTTGCATGATGGTCTTACGGTAGAATCTGTTCTTATTCCTACGGCAACTCGTACTACGGCATGTGTTTCCTCACAAGTGGGCTGTAGTCTCAATTGCGAATTTTGCGCTACGGCAAGACTCAAACGCATGCGTAATCTCAATCCAGATGAAATCTACGATCAAGTGGTAGCTATTGATCAGCAAAGTAGGCTGTATCACAATATACCTTTATCCAATATCGTATTCATGGGAATGGGCGAGCCGCTCATGAATTACAAAAATGTGATCAAGTCAATTGACAAGATTACTGGTGATGACGGTCTTGCCATGTCGCCCAAACGCATCACCTTATCTACTAGTGGTGTGCCCAAGATGATAAAAAAACTAGCAGACGAGCGACCTAAATTTAATCTCGCTTTGAGCTTGCATAGTGCCATTGATGAGAAACGAGTCAAGATCATGCCGTTCAATGAGCAGTTTCCGCTAGATGACATTAAGGATGCGCTCAAATATTGGTACGATAAAACAGGCACTAGAGTTACATATGAGTACGTAGTATGGAAAGGTATCAACGACACAAGAGAAGACGTGGATGCCTTAATCCAATTTTGCAAAGTGATTCCTTGTAAGGTGAACATCATTGAGTACAATTCAATCGACGATGCACGATTTGAGCAAGCAGCGCCGCAGGCTATTGATATGTATCAAACAGCACTTGAAAATGCTCGTATAGTAGTCAATGTACGTCGCAGTCGCGGTAAGGATATTGATGCGGCATGTGGGCAGCTAGCCAATAAATCGTCCTAG